One Zootoca vivipara chromosome 9, rZooViv1.1, whole genome shotgun sequence DNA window includes the following coding sequences:
- the SLC25A4 gene encoding ADP/ATP translocase 1 has product MSEQALSFLKDFLAGGIAAAISKTAVAPIERVKLLLQVQHASQQITADKQYKGIMDCVVRIPKEQGIISFWRGNLANVIRYFPTQALNFAFKDKYKQIFLGGVDRHKQFWRYFAGNLASGGAAGATSLCFVYPLDFARTRLAADVGKGASERQFSGLGNCIAKIYKSDGLKGLYQGFNVSVQGIIIYRAAYFGVYDTAKGMMPDPKNVHIMVSWMIAQTVTAVAGLVSYPFDTVRRRMMMQSGRKGADIMYRGTIDCWKKIAKDEGGKAFFKGAWSNVLRGMGGAFVLVLYDEIKKYV; this is encoded by the exons ATGTCTGAACAAGCTCTCAGTTTCCTTAAGGACTTCTTGGCTGGTGggattgctgctgccatttcCAAAACTGCCGTAGCACCTATTGAAAGAGTGAAACTGCTGCTACAG GTCCAGCATGCCAGCCAACAGATCACAGCTGATAAGCAGTACAAGGGGATCATGGACTGTGTAGTACGGATCCCCAAAGAGCAGGGCATCATTTCCTTCTGGAGAGGCAACTTGGCCAATGTCATCCGGTACTTCCCCACCCAGGCCCTCAACTTTGCCTTCAAGGACAAGTACAAGCAGATCTTCCTTGGGGGTGTGGACAGGCACAAGCAGTTCTGGCGTTACTTTGCTGGAAACTTGGCCTCTGGGGGTGCTGCAGGAGCAACTTCTCTCTGCTTCGTTTACCCGCTGGATTTTGCCAGGACCAGGCTAGCTGCTGATGTGGGCAAAGGGGCAAGCGAGAGGCAGTTCTCTGGGCTGGGTAACTGTATTGCCAAAATCTACAAATCTGATGGCCTGAAGGGTCTCTACCAGGGATTCAATGTTTCAGTCCAGGGCATCATCATCTACAGAGCAGCGTATTTTGGCGTCTATGATACAGCTAAGG GTATGATGCCTGATCCAAAGAATGTACATATCATGGTAAGCTGGATGATAGCACAGACCGTTACTGCAGTAGCTGGGCTGGTGTCTTACCCCTTTGACACTGTCCGACGTAGGATGATGATGCAGTCTGGCAGGAAAGGAG CTGATATCATGTACAGAGGCACAATCGACTGCTGGAAGAAGATAGCTAAAGATGAAGGGGGCAAGGCTTTCTTCAAAGGCGCCTGGTCCAATGTGTTGAGAGGCATGGGCGGTGCTTTTGTATTGGTCTTGTATGATGAGATCAAGAAATACGTCTAA